In one window of SAR116 cluster alpha proteobacterium HIMB100 DNA:
- a CDS encoding conserved hypothetical protein, DprA/Smf-related, family 2 (PFAM: Possible lysine decarboxylase~TIGRFAM: TIGR00725 family protein; TIGR00730 family protein) codes for MANFCVFGGAAKGTSDQFVADAETIGRMLAARGHKLTYGGGRTGLMGAVSGGALDAGGHVHGIIPHFLESLEVGNHKVQELEVVENMHERKAKMYGQADGFIVLPGGLGTMDEWMEVMTWNQLGLLNAPVFVLNTDGYWQALLDMLEHANKTGFIHSKGVFELYIGATPDQLIDLIDGQKRATG; via the coding sequence ATGGCAAATTTCTGTGTATTTGGTGGTGCAGCAAAAGGCACTTCAGATCAGTTCGTGGCAGATGCTGAGACCATCGGGCGGATGCTGGCCGCAAGGGGCCATAAGCTGACCTATGGCGGCGGACGCACCGGGCTGATGGGTGCGGTATCTGGCGGCGCATTGGACGCTGGCGGTCATGTTCACGGCATCATTCCCCATTTCCTGGAAAGCCTGGAAGTCGGCAACCACAAAGTGCAGGAGCTGGAGGTTGTTGAGAATATGCATGAACGAAAAGCTAAAATGTATGGACAAGCAGATGGCTTTATCGTTCTGCCCGGCGGTCTGGGGACCATGGATGAATGGATGGAGGTCATGACCTGGAATCAGCTGGGCCTGTTGAATGCACCTGTTTTCGTTTTGAACACAGACGGCTACTGGCAAGCCTTGCTGGATATGCTTGAACATGCAAACAAAACAGGCTTCATCCATTCCAAAGGTGTGTTTGAGCTCTATATCGGGGCGACTCCTGATCAGTTGATTGACCTGATTGACGGCCAGAAGCGCGCAACAGGCTGA